One window from the genome of Bacillus weihaiensis encodes:
- the yqfC gene encoding sporulation protein YqfC has translation MAKKWRQQLTRWVTNTFELPPDVMMDLPRITMVGQLHIYIENHRGLLTFTDTELRLLLKQGQLLIKGEAFVIKTILPEEILLEGKIVQVLYLDELS, from the coding sequence ATGGCAAAAAAATGGCGACAGCAGCTGACGAGATGGGTAACGAACACATTTGAATTACCGCCCGATGTCATGATGGATCTTCCTAGAATTACGATGGTTGGACAGTTACATATTTATATAGAAAATCATCGAGGACTCCTCACCTTTACTGATACTGAACTCCGTCTTCTATTAAAGCAGGGTCAATTGTTAATAAAAGGTGAAGCCTTTGTCATAAAAACGATTCTACCGGAAGAAATCCTTCTTGAAGGAAAGATAGTTCAAGTGCTTTATCTAGATGAATTGTCATAA
- the yqfD gene encoding sporulation protein YqfD, with translation MKNQWTSFLFGIVKVNINGRGTERFLNDCMRSNITIWSVKRSENTGLSFYIRLQDVHALRAIVRNSECSCRFQKRIGFPFLIKKSWRNNGFVLGVIGFFAVICILSNMIWGIEVKGASPETEHLIKKELSKIGVKTGKFQFLVDNPDDIQKSLTDTISQITWVGVELTGTTYHLKVVEKNQPEEEELVSPRHIVANKKAVIKKMFVEQGQPLTTLNEHVEKGQVLVSGLIGKEEEQKEVAAKAEIYGETWYKSTISIPLNTTFQVLTGDTKEKYFLRFGSFNLPLWGFGGKEFTTFETEDDEHSLKFLNFTLPISFIKETILEKEEVEREYTFKQAKEAALDRGKKEIEDQLDEDEEVIGEKVLHEKEENGKVKLTVLYQVLENIVKTTPIVQGD, from the coding sequence ATGAAAAATCAATGGACAAGTTTTTTATTTGGAATCGTTAAAGTAAATATAAATGGTAGAGGGACTGAACGATTCCTAAATGATTGTATGAGATCAAATATAACCATTTGGAGCGTTAAGCGTTCTGAAAACACAGGATTAAGCTTTTATATTCGGCTTCAAGATGTACATGCATTGCGAGCAATTGTAAGAAACAGTGAGTGTTCATGTCGATTTCAAAAAAGAATTGGTTTTCCTTTTCTGATTAAAAAATCATGGCGTAATAATGGTTTTGTGTTAGGTGTAATTGGTTTCTTTGCAGTCATTTGTATTTTATCAAATATGATTTGGGGGATTGAAGTAAAGGGGGCATCACCTGAGACAGAGCATTTAATAAAAAAAGAACTATCTAAAATTGGGGTGAAAACGGGAAAATTTCAATTTTTAGTTGATAATCCAGATGATATTCAGAAATCTTTAACAGATACGATTAGTCAAATCACATGGGTTGGAGTAGAGTTGACTGGCACAACCTATCATCTTAAGGTAGTCGAAAAAAATCAACCAGAAGAAGAGGAACTTGTTAGCCCGAGACATATTGTTGCAAATAAAAAAGCAGTTATTAAGAAAATGTTTGTAGAACAAGGACAGCCGTTAACAACATTAAATGAGCATGTTGAAAAGGGGCAAGTTTTAGTTTCAGGGTTAATCGGAAAAGAGGAAGAGCAAAAGGAAGTTGCCGCAAAAGCAGAGATATATGGAGAGACTTGGTATAAATCCACTATTTCTATTCCTTTAAACACGACTTTTCAAGTGCTAACTGGAGATACTAAAGAAAAGTATTTCTTAAGGTTTGGCTCGTTTAACCTTCCGTTATGGGGCTTTGGTGGGAAAGAATTTACAACCTTCGAGACGGAGGATGATGAGCATTCCCTTAAGTTTTTAAACTTTACTTTACCAATTTCTTTTATAAAAGAGACAATTCTTGAGAAAGAAGAGGTAGAGCGCGAATACACATTTAAGCAAGCGAAGGAAGCAGCTTTGGATCGTGGAAAGAAGGAGATTGAGGATCAGCTTGATGAAGATGAGGAAGTAATTGGAGAAAAAGTTTTGCACGAGAAGGAGGAGAATGGTAAAGTAAAATTAACGGTTCTTTATCAAGTGCTAGAAAATATCGTCAAAACTACACCAATTGTTCAGGGAGATTAA
- a CDS encoding PhoH family protein, giving the protein MPEELVTMNQQVENPNEAMALFGNHDVHLKRMEEHLNVSIVTRGEAVYVSGESEQVKMVDELLKSLLMIIRKGINISERDVLYAINMAKEQSLDQLEQLYVQEIAKTAKGKSIRVKTLGQRHYISAMQKNDLVFGIGPAGTGKTYLAVVMAVNALKVGTVKRIILTRPAVEAGESLGFLPGDLKEKVDPYLRPLYDALHDVLGMEHTQRLIERGTIEIAPLAYMRGRTLDDAYAILDEAQNTTPEQMKMFLTRLGFGSKMVITGDITQVDLPKGVKSGLSVANHTLDAVKGISFITLEQSDVVRHPLVAKIIHAYENSKDEK; this is encoded by the coding sequence ATGCCAGAAGAATTAGTGACAATGAATCAACAAGTAGAAAATCCGAATGAAGCAATGGCTTTATTTGGTAATCATGATGTACACTTAAAAAGAATGGAAGAACATTTAAATGTCTCAATCGTTACTAGAGGTGAAGCCGTCTATGTTTCTGGGGAATCAGAACAGGTAAAAATGGTAGACGAGCTTTTAAAATCACTTCTTATGATTATTCGTAAAGGAATAAACATTAGTGAAAGAGATGTTCTGTATGCCATAAATATGGCTAAGGAACAAAGCTTGGATCAGCTTGAACAACTATATGTTCAAGAAATAGCGAAAACGGCAAAAGGCAAATCGATAAGGGTTAAAACATTAGGTCAAAGACACTATATATCAGCTATGCAAAAAAATGATTTAGTGTTCGGCATTGGACCGGCCGGAACAGGTAAGACTTATTTAGCGGTTGTTATGGCCGTTAATGCCTTAAAGGTTGGAACGGTCAAACGAATTATTCTAACAAGACCAGCTGTTGAAGCTGGAGAAAGTCTGGGATTTTTGCCAGGTGATCTTAAAGAAAAGGTAGACCCTTACTTAAGACCTCTCTATGACGCTTTACATGATGTATTGGGAATGGAACACACACAGAGGTTAATTGAAAGAGGGACCATTGAAATTGCTCCTCTAGCGTATATGAGAGGAAGAACATTAGATGATGCGTATGCCATTCTTGATGAAGCTCAGAATACGACACCTGAACAGATGAAAATGTTTTTAACTCGTTTAGGTTTTGGTTCTAAGATGGTTATAACAGGCGACATTACTCAAGTAGATCTACCTAAAGGTGTAAAATCAGGATTATCGGTTGCTAATCATACACTTGATGCTGTTAAAGGTATTTCGTTTATAACGCTAGAACAATCAGATGTTGTAAGGCACCCATTAGTAGCTAAAATTATTCATGCATACGAAAACTCCAAGGATGAAAAGTGA
- a CDS encoding HD family phosphohydrolase: MKNSKKKQAPKTNKFIEKFNEFKFLHIILYAILGVVLFVALYSNVKPETVDIELFTVSDQTIYAPTTVEDKVETEIKQQEANDNVEDQYTLKKEITDKQVDLISSIFDTVLEVKIEAAKLATDSSENVLSPEDQVKEIRQKLTSSITDKIPENTFLPLVKASKDEVEMAKDAVVTGVNNIMSKEIPIVQLTEAKKQVEEELQYSSLRSEVLQASQVLAKFAITPNYVFDLEATEEKRQQAIDSVKEVQIKQGQILVEEDELINREVYRKLGLVGLLDDQQSYKPFIGLGILILLILTVVIYYFEKKDRPIAKRNNSLLLYCLIFAITILLMKIVSLFQKIDYNHIGYIVPVAMGVMLVKLLLNERLAILTSMIFAICGSMIFNEGITGSFNFPVGIYYLFGCLAGVLFLGEHNFRSKILQAGLFVGGINVVVLMAIMLIRNGTYSNVEITSYFVMACVSGLVSSVLTIGFMPFFETGFGILSTMKLIELSNPNHPLLRKILTETPGTYHHSVMVANLSESACEAIGANGLLARVGAYYHDLGKTKRPQYFIENQMNIENPHNKLSAQLSKNIIIAHVTDGVEMLRKHKMPKEFVDIAEQHHGTSLLKYFYHQAKESNDSIYEDEFRYPGPKPQTKEIAIISIADSAEAAVRSMSNPTPEKIEKLVKSIISDRLQDHQLDECDLTLKELDIIAKSFCESLKGIFHSRIEYPELTKKQKGSK; this comes from the coding sequence ATGAAAAATAGTAAAAAGAAACAAGCTCCAAAAACTAATAAATTTATTGAAAAATTTAATGAATTTAAGTTTTTACATATTATATTATATGCTATTTTAGGTGTTGTCTTATTTGTAGCGTTATATAGTAACGTTAAACCAGAAACAGTCGACATTGAATTATTTACTGTTTCAGATCAAACGATATATGCCCCAACAACTGTAGAGGACAAAGTTGAGACGGAAATAAAACAACAAGAAGCAAATGATAATGTTGAAGACCAATATACACTCAAGAAAGAAATTACAGATAAACAGGTCGATTTAATATCTTCTATATTTGATACCGTGCTAGAGGTAAAAATAGAGGCTGCTAAATTGGCTACTGATTCGTCAGAAAATGTTCTTTCGCCAGAGGATCAAGTAAAAGAAATTCGCCAAAAATTAACGAGTTCTATAACAGACAAAATCCCTGAAAATACTTTCTTACCGTTAGTTAAAGCAAGTAAAGATGAAGTTGAAATGGCAAAAGATGCTGTAGTAACTGGTGTTAACAATATTATGAGCAAAGAGATTCCTATTGTTCAATTAACGGAAGCTAAAAAGCAAGTAGAAGAAGAACTACAATATTCTTCTCTTAGATCCGAAGTATTGCAAGCCTCACAGGTATTAGCTAAATTTGCTATTACCCCTAACTATGTATTTGACTTAGAAGCAACAGAAGAAAAGCGCCAGCAGGCTATAGACAGCGTTAAAGAAGTACAAATAAAGCAAGGACAAATACTAGTCGAAGAAGATGAACTAATAAACAGAGAAGTGTACCGTAAGCTTGGTTTGGTTGGTCTTTTAGATGATCAGCAATCCTATAAACCTTTTATTGGATTAGGCATACTTATTCTCCTCATTTTAACCGTTGTTATTTATTATTTTGAGAAGAAAGATCGTCCGATTGCAAAGCGTAATAATTCTCTGTTATTATATTGCTTGATTTTCGCTATAACTATCCTATTAATGAAGATCGTAAGTTTATTCCAAAAAATTGATTATAATCATATCGGGTACATTGTTCCAGTGGCAATGGGTGTCATGCTTGTAAAGCTTCTTTTAAATGAGCGACTTGCAATTTTAACGAGTATGATTTTTGCTATATGTGGAAGTATGATCTTTAATGAAGGAATTACGGGAAGCTTTAATTTTCCAGTAGGAATTTATTATTTGTTTGGCTGCCTTGCTGGAGTATTGTTTTTGGGTGAACATAATTTCCGTTCTAAGATCCTGCAGGCCGGGTTATTTGTAGGTGGAATAAATGTAGTTGTATTAATGGCCATTATGCTAATTCGAAATGGTACATACTCAAATGTTGAAATTACCTCTTATTTTGTGATGGCATGCGTTTCAGGTTTAGTTTCTTCCGTTTTAACGATAGGTTTCATGCCGTTTTTTGAGACAGGATTTGGTATTTTGTCTACAATGAAATTAATAGAGCTATCAAACCCGAACCATCCTTTACTTCGGAAAATCCTAACAGAAACACCAGGTACTTATCATCACAGTGTAATGGTAGCGAATTTATCTGAGTCAGCGTGCGAAGCTATAGGTGCTAATGGGTTGCTTGCAAGAGTGGGCGCGTATTATCACGATCTCGGAAAGACAAAGCGCCCGCAATATTTTATTGAAAATCAGATGAATATTGAAAATCCACACAATAAGCTGTCAGCTCAATTGAGTAAAAATATTATTATTGCACACGTAACAGATGGTGTTGAGATGCTTAGAAAGCATAAAATGCCAAAAGAGTTTGTCGACATTGCTGAACAGCATCATGGAACATCACTCTTAAAATATTTTTACCACCAGGCTAAGGAATCTAATGATTCAATCTATGAAGATGAATTTCGTTATCCAGGACCTAAACCACAGACGAAGGAGATTGCCATTATTTCTATTGCGGATAGCGCCGAAGCGGCTGTACGGTCTATGTCTAATCCGACGCCAGAAAAAATAGAAAAACTTGTAAAATCCATCATCTCAGATCGTTTACAGGATCATCAGTTAGATGAATGTGATCTTACACTTAAAGAATTAGATATTATAGCAAAATCATTTTGCGAGTCCTTAAAGGGTATATTCCATTCTAGAATTGAGTACCCAGAGCTAACGAAAAAACAAAAGGGGAGTAAATGA
- the ybeY gene encoding rRNA maturation RNase YbeY codes for MRLIIDSTDETKELTQEQLNTIEGLLHFAAEIENVKQDAELSITYVTNERIQEINREYRDKDQPTDVISFALEEMGEGEMEIIGLDQPPMLGDIIISIPRAVEQAEEYGHSFIRELGFLACHGFLHLLGYDHMNEEDEQMMFTKQKEILDRYGLKRS; via the coding sequence ATGAGGTTAATCATCGATAGTACTGATGAAACAAAAGAATTAACTCAAGAACAGCTGAACACAATTGAGGGGCTGCTTCATTTTGCAGCTGAAATAGAAAACGTGAAACAAGATGCTGAGCTGTCAATAACATATGTAACTAATGAAAGAATTCAAGAAATAAACCGAGAATATAGAGACAAAGATCAACCAACGGATGTTATTTCATTTGCTCTTGAAGAAATGGGAGAAGGTGAAATGGAAATTATCGGTCTTGATCAACCACCTATGCTAGGAGATATTATTATTTCCATCCCACGTGCTGTGGAACAAGCAGAAGAATACGGTCATTCTTTTATAAGAGAGCTTGGCTTTTTAGCTTGTCATGGTTTTTTACATTTATTAGGATATGACCATATGAATGAGGAAGATGAGCAAATGATGTTCACTAAACAAAAGGAAATTTTAGATCGTTATGGACTTAAAAGATCCTAA
- a CDS encoding diacylglycerol kinase family protein, which translates to MDLKDPKSPEWQRFLKSFTYAWNGIYRTYRSERNFQFHVSIGMIVIVMGFIFHLNIFEWVVLLFLIGGMLALELMNTALEHVVDLVTDEYKPLAKSAKDASAGAVLVYAVLSAIIGVILFYNHLFQ; encoded by the coding sequence ATGGACTTAAAAGATCCTAAATCACCCGAATGGCAGAGGTTTCTAAAAAGCTTCACGTATGCTTGGAATGGAATATATCGTACGTATAGATCTGAACGAAACTTTCAATTTCATGTTTCCATAGGGATGATCGTGATTGTCATGGGATTTATTTTTCATCTAAACATATTTGAATGGGTTGTTTTATTGTTTTTAATTGGTGGCATGTTAGCGTTAGAATTGATGAATACAGCACTAGAACATGTGGTAGATCTGGTGACTGATGAGTACAAGCCATTAGCAAAATCTGCAAAAGATGCATCAGCAGGGGCGGTTTTGGTTTATGCAGTACTTTCCGCTATAATTGGGGTAATTCTATTCTATAACCATTTGTTTCAATAA
- a CDS encoding cytidine deaminase yields the protein MKIEELIVEAKAARELAYTPYSKFKVGAALLTKDGKVYRGCNIENAAYSMCNCAERTALFKAYSEGDKDFEAIAVVADTSRPVPPCGACRQVISELCPQDMKVILTNLNGDIQELTVSELLPGAFSPEDLNE from the coding sequence GTGAAAATTGAAGAACTCATCGTAGAAGCAAAAGCAGCAAGGGAACTAGCCTATACTCCCTATTCAAAATTTAAAGTAGGTGCGGCCTTATTAACCAAGGATGGCAAGGTATATAGAGGCTGTAACATTGAAAATGCTGCTTATAGCATGTGTAATTGTGCAGAACGTACAGCTTTATTTAAAGCATATTCTGAAGGCGATAAAGACTTTGAAGCAATTGCTGTTGTAGCAGATACTAGTAGACCAGTTCCACCTTGTGGAGCATGTCGTCAAGTGATATCAGAACTTTGCCCGCAAGATATGAAAGTGATACTAACAAACCTAAATGGAGATATACAAGAATTAACAGTTTCTGAACTACTACCAGGAGCGTTTTCACCGGAGGACTTAAATGAATAA
- the era gene encoding GTPase Era, whose translation MNKQGYKSGFVSIIGRPNVGKSTFLNRVIGQKIAIMSDKPQTTRNKIQGVYTTNVSQTVFIDTPGIHKPKHKLGDFMMKVAQNTLKEVDLILFMINAEEGFGRGDEFIIERLKQTKTPVFLIINKLDTVHPDELLPLIQQYKDMYPFQEIIPISALQGNNVETLLQQIENVLPEGPQYYPEDQVTDHPERFIITELIREKVLHLTREEIPHSVAVVMDTLERRENNKSIYVGATIIVERDSQKGIVIGKQGSMLKEVGKRARIDIEALLGSRVFLELWVKVQKDWRNKASQLRDYGFREDEY comes from the coding sequence ATGAATAAACAAGGATATAAATCAGGATTTGTTTCAATTATAGGAAGACCGAATGTAGGAAAATCAACATTTTTAAACCGAGTAATTGGTCAAAAGATTGCAATCATGAGCGATAAGCCACAAACGACCCGTAATAAAATCCAAGGTGTATATACAACAAATGTGTCACAAACAGTTTTTATTGATACACCAGGTATTCATAAACCGAAGCATAAGCTTGGAGATTTCATGATGAAGGTGGCACAAAATACATTGAAAGAAGTGGACCTCATTCTCTTTATGATTAATGCTGAAGAAGGATTTGGTCGCGGTGATGAGTTTATTATCGAGAGGCTTAAGCAAACGAAAACACCTGTTTTTCTAATCATAAATAAACTTGACACAGTTCACCCAGATGAGCTTTTGCCATTAATTCAACAGTATAAAGATATGTACCCTTTCCAAGAAATTATTCCGATTTCAGCGTTACAGGGTAATAATGTTGAGACGTTATTACAACAAATTGAAAATGTATTACCTGAAGGACCTCAGTATTACCCAGAGGATCAAGTAACAGACCATCCTGAGCGATTCATTATTACTGAGCTAATAAGAGAAAAAGTTTTGCATTTAACGAGAGAGGAAATTCCTCACTCGGTAGCGGTTGTGATGGATACGTTAGAACGTCGCGAAAACAACAAATCTATTTATGTTGGGGCAACCATCATTGTAGAACGTGATTCTCAAAAAGGGATTGTGATTGGGAAGCAAGGTAGTATGTTAAAAGAAGTAGGGAAAAGAGCTCGTATTGACATTGAAGCGTTATTAGGATCGAGAGTGTTCTTAGAGCTATGGGTTAAGGTGCAAAAAGATTGGCGTAATAAAGCTTCGCAATTACGAGATTATGGTTTTAGAGAAGACGAATATTAA